One part of the Solanum dulcamara chromosome 8, daSolDulc1.2, whole genome shotgun sequence genome encodes these proteins:
- the LOC129900125 gene encoding probable xyloglucan endotransglucosylase/hydrolase protein 32: protein MVFLVSLLVLSLLASINCEGPPSPGYYPSSRVESLQFSQGFRNLWGPQHQSLNQDTLTIWLDHNSGSGFKSLRDYRSGYFGTSVKLQPGYTAGIITSFYLSNSEDYPGHHDEIDIEFLGTTPGKPYVLQTNVYMKGSGDGHIIGREMKFHLWFDPTKGFHNYAILWDPKQIIFFVDDVPIRRYPKKSDATFPQRPMYVYGSIWDASSWATEDGRIKADYRYQPFVGRYSNFKIGGCTTNDNPSCRPPSGSPSRAGGLSRQQSDVMEWVQRNYKVYDYCRDPQRDRTQTPEC, encoded by the exons AtggttttccttgtttctctcCTTGTTCTTTCCTTACTAGCTTCAATCAATTGTGAGGGTCCACCTTCTCCTGGCTACTATCCTAGTTCTAGAGTTGAATCCTTACAATTTAGCCAAGGTTTTAGAAACTTATGGGGTCCTCAACATCAGTCACTCAACCAAGATACCTTAACAATTTGGCTTGATCATAACTCAGGCAGTGGCTTTAAATCTCTACGAGATTATCGATCTGGTTATTTTGGCACATCCGTCAAGCTACAACCTGGTTACACTGCTGGAATTATTACTTCTTTCTAC CTTTCGAATAGTGAAGACTATCCAGGGCATCATGATGAAATTGATATTGAGTTCCTTGGAACGACGCCAGGTAAGCCATATGTGTTGCAAACAAATGTATACATGAAAGGAAGTGGAGATGGTCATATTATTGGCAGAGAAATGAAGTTTCACCTTTGGTTTGACCCAACTAAAGGTTTTCACAATTATGCTATCCTTTGGGACCCCAAACAAATTAT ATTTTTTGTTGACGATGTTCCAATCAGAAGGTACCCTAAGAAAAGTGATGCAACATTTCCACAAAGGCCAATGTATGTGTATGGTTCGATTTGGGATGCTTCATCATGGGCTACCGAGGATGGAAGGATCAAAGCAGATTATAG GTACCAACCTTTTGTCGGAAGATACAGTAATTTCAAGATAGGTGGTTGCACCACCAACGATAATCCTTCATGCCGCCCGCCTTCTGGCTCTCCATCGAGGGCTGGCGGGCTGAGCCGCCAGCAAAGTGATGTCATGGAATGGGTGCAAAGAAACTATAAAGTGTATGATTATTGCCGTGACCCCCAAAGAGATCGTACTCAAACACCTGAGTGCTAG